The following coding sequences lie in one Silene latifolia isolate original U9 population chromosome 5, ASM4854445v1, whole genome shotgun sequence genomic window:
- the LOC141655160 gene encoding receptor-like protein EIX2: MVRTCLITQFLFILLLNLGALNVHKGVVVGCHEAEREALLKFKQSLTDRTNRLSSWKGKGCCDWEGVGCHNVTAFVTHLHLPTPGCASDFGYYESYYTLTASKLNPSLIELSQLSYLDLSCSDFQGSPIPKFIGSFKYLSYLRLSYSNFGGVVPSQLGNLTRLRTLDLSSFDNILNMSYLSIDLHWVSKLASLQDLDIGGSYIFHSNNSRHALNMPPSLLDLNLRYCQNLDNPLLLRLLSNSTWLSRIQQLDISVNSLGGTLPYVLANMTSLLYLHASQNDFATSFPLWLTDKTSLRGLDLQGNQLNGSIPLSLRSMSKLEYLVLSNNNFSDVEGGAIMGVLGNLCNLITFDLSYNSIGGSIEASHKNISKCASYDLEMLSLGQNMIGGTLPSWLGDFKYLRDLDISYNSINGWGTSIETLSYLEFLVLSHNNLTGVLESHFDNLSRLVWLDLSYNVVEWNISSNWSPPFQLEVLLMASCKIQSQFPRWIAEQTKLIEFNLSDNNMSGELPQCFTSNQLSNIYISHNQITGPVPYFSSPLINIDLSFNLLSGSLVHHDPSAKNDTVGTPICQHRSLYFLDLQKNNISGGISDCWDGLESLYYINLSSNNLSGIIPLSMGLLSELKFLRLSNNYLQGTIPSTLSINSSLEILDLGDNKLVGSIPSNWGEETLYFLQVLRLRGNQLVGFIPPKLCSIPTLKFIDFSFNNLTGGIPHCFGQLFQMAHGYSSALADIDPDYAEDDSTMVVLKGEELQYTTTLKYVVNIDLSCNALTGTIPEEITNLSALIGLNLSHNHLTGNIPNKIGEMTSLVSLDLSNNNLSGIIPSSLSVLTSLESLNLSYNKLHGQIPTGRQLQTLNDPSMYEGNPGLCGDPLPNKCRTKHGENQPIQGKEKSEVWEKPVLYLVIMSGFATGFWGVVGSLLLKRRFRFAFFQVVGNVADYLYVQVMIRLNRLRNQQYVS, encoded by the coding sequence ATGGTGAGAACATGTCTTATAACACAATTTCTTTTCATATTGCTATTGAACTTGGGTGCACTAAATGTACACAAAGGCGTGGTAGTTGGGTGCCATGAGGCGGAACGAGAGGCGCTGCTCAAGTTCAAGCAGAGCCTTACTGACCGGACAAATAGGTTGTCGTCTTGGAAGGGTAAGGGTTGTTGTGATTGGGAAGGAGTTGGCTGTCATAATGTTACAGCCTTTGTCACCCATCTTCATCTACCCACCCCAGGTTGTGCTTCTGATTTTGGCTATTATGAATCTTATTATACCTTAACAGCATCAAAACTTAACCCTTCACTGATTGAATTGAGTCAGTTGAGCTACTTGGATTTGAGCTGCAGTGACTTCCAAGGCAGTCCAATCCCCAAATTCATTGGCTCATTCAAGTATCTCAGCTATCTCAGGTTATCCTATTCAAACTTTGGCGGTGTTGTCCCATCACAGCTCGGCAATCTTACTAGATTACGGACACTCGATTTGTCTTCGTTTGACAACATCCTTAATATGAGTTACTTATCCATTGATTTACATTGGGTTTCTAAACTTGCAAGTTTGCAAGATCTGGATATTGGTGGTAGTTATATATTTCACTCCAACAATTCCAGGCATGCACTCAACATGCCTCCTTCTTTGCTAGACCTGAATCTTCGTTATTGTCAGAATCTTGATAACCCCTTGTTACTACGCCTTCTCTCTAATTCCACTTGGCTTTCTAGGATTCAACAACTTGATATTTCAGTTAACTCATTAGGTGGAACACTGCCCTATGTTTTGGCCAACATGACCTCCCTACTGTACCTCCACGCTTCTCAAAATGATTTTGCGACCTCATTCCCATTGTGGTTGACAGATAAGACCTCCCTAAGAGGCCTTGACCTTCAAGGCAATCAATTAAACGGCTCAATCCCGCTCTCACTGAGAAGCATGAGCAAACTCGAGTATCTTGTCCTTAGCAATAACAATTTTAGTGACGTTGAGGGAGGTGCGATCATGGGTGTATTAGGGAACTTATGCAACCTCATAACTTTTGATTTGTCATATAATTCTATCGGAGGGAGCATAGAAGCTAGCCATAAAAATATCTCAAAATGCGCCAGTTATGATTTGGAGATGTTGAGTTTGGGTCAAAACATGATCGGAGGCACATTGCCTTCCTGGCTGGGGGACTTCAAATATTTGAGAGACCTAGATATAAGTTACAATAGTATAAATGGTTGGGGGACTTCAATAGAAACCTTGTCTTACTTGGAATTTTTAGTCCTTTCTCATAATAATCTTACTGGCGTGTTAGAATCCCACTTCGATAACCTCTCAAGATTAGTTTGGTTAGACCTAAGCTACAATGTTGTGGAGTGGAATATTAGTTCTAATTGGTCTCCGCCATTTCAACTTGAAGTGCTCCTTATGGCATCTTGTAAAATCCAATCTCAGTTCCCACGGTGGATTGCTGAGCAGACCAAGCTCATTGAATTTAATTTGTCGGATAATAATATGTCCGGAGAGCTTCCTCAATGTTTTACAAGCAATCAATTGAGTAATATATATATTTCTCACAATCAAATTACAGGCCCAGTCCCATACTTCTCTTCTCCACTTATAAACATAGACCTCTCATTTAACTTGCTTTCAGGGTCACTTGTACATCACGATCCTTCTGCTAAGAATGATACAGTTGGAACTCCCATATGTCAACATCGTAGCTTGTATTTTCTAGATCTTCAGAAGAATAACATTTCAGGAGGCATTTCTGACTGTTGGGATGGGTTAGAATCTCTATATTATATAAACTTATCATCCAACAATCTTTCAGGGATTATTCCCTTGTCTATGGGACTTCTTTCGGAATTAAAATTTCTAAGGTTAAGTAACAATTATCTTCAAGGCACGATTCCTTCAACACTTAGTATTAATTCAAGCTTGGAAATACTGGATCTTGGTGATAATAAGCTGGTTGGGAGTATACCAAGTAATTGGGGAGAGGAAACTCTTTATTTTTTACAAGTGCTCAGGCTACGAGGAAATCAACTTGTCGGTTTTATTCCACCGAAATTGTGTTCTATCCCTACGCTCAAATTCATTGACTTTTCCTTCAACAACTTGACAGGAGGCATACCTCATTGCTTTGGCCAATTATTCCAGATGGCGCATGGGTATTCTTCTGCACTGGCTGATATTGATCCTGACTATGCCGAAGATGATAGCACAATGGTGGTTCTGAAAGGGGAAGAACTGCAATACACAACAACTCTCAAGTATGTTGTAAACATAGACCTTTCATGTAACGCCTTGACAGGCACCATCCCAGAAGAGATCACAAATCTATCAGCACTTATCGGTCTTAACTTGTCTCACAACCATCTCACTGGGAATATCCCAAACAAGATCGGTGAAATGACCTCCTTAGTATCCCTCGATCTATCGAACAATAATCTCTCTGGCATAATCCCATCAAGTCTCTCTGTCTTAACTTCGTTAGAATCCCTCAACCTGTCCTACAATAAACTTCATGGACAAATCCCCACCGGAAGACAACTACAAACTCTTAATGACCCGTCCATGTACGAGGGAAATCCGGGATTATGTGGCGATCCTTTGCCAAACAAGTGCAGGACCAAGCATGGTGAAAACCAGCctatacaaggaaaagaaaagtcAGAAGTTTGGGAAAAACCAGTGTTGTATTTGGTGATAATGTCAGGATTTGCAACTGGATTTTGGGGAGTGGTGGGGAGTTTGCTGCTCAAGAGGAGGTTCAGGTTCGCATTCTTTCAGGTCGTGGGAAATGTCGCGGATTACTTGTATGTTCAAGTAATGATAAGGCTCAACAGGCTCAGAAATCAGCAGTATGTTTCCTGA